The DNA sequence CTCACCAGCACCTCGTGGATGATGTCGGCGCGCAGGGCCGCCACTATCTGCCGCGGGGTGAAATCCATGGCGTAGCCGGTCGGGCAGGAGGCCGAACAGGTGCCGCACTGGATGCACATGTTGACCTTGTCCCCGTTGGGGATGAGCATCACCTCTTCCAGGAATTTCCTGGTCAGCTCCCGGCCCTCTACCTTGCCGTCTATAACCCGCATCGGTTTTCCTCCGTCAACTGGAATCAGCCGCGCCGGGGGGCCGATTGACCCGTATGGAAAGAGCTAAGGGTTCGGCAAAAACGGATAGTGATTATGCGCAAACGATAATGTGAAATAATTCTCAAACTGGACGCGAAGAAAGGGGACAAAGAACCGCTCTTTTCTCCCTCGTTCAATCCCCGCACCCGGCCGCGAAGCAGCTCCGGTCAAACGTAACGGCGGCAGCCGTGTCGAGAGGTTCTCTCAGGTGACGTGGAAACCCGAAGAGATTATTACCGGGCCGGTGGAAAGTCAAGCTAGACGGGGTATCAATACAGCCCAATACTTACATTTTCCGGACGGAATAATAGCACATTCGTCGGTGCGGTTCAACGGTTAATCCGCGGATACTTCGTCTCAATTTTACCGCCGGTCCCGGCGTGATGAACGACCGTCCCTCCCGCCGCGCTCCAGCGGAATCCGGACCGCCCCTGCTCCGACGCCTCCCCTTCACAGTCCCGCATCCCCAAACTAACTGACCCCACGCTCGGAGCGACCGCCCCCTCTGCACGGGAATCTCCACCCCCCGACCGGCCGGTAGTCGGTCCCTCCAGGAAGACCCCCCCACCGCCCCCCAACCCGACCGGCCCCCTTATTCGGGGATGAGGCCCGAGAATCCCAGGAAGGCCACGGACATGAGCCCGGCGGTGATGAAGGCGATGGGCAGCCCACGCAGGGGTATCGGGACGTTGCCCACCTCCATCCGCTCGCGCAGTCCCGCCATCAGAAGGAGCGCCAGGGTGAAGCCCACCCCCGCCCCCACGGCGTGCACCACGGACTGGAAGAAATCGAAGCCGGAGTCAATGTTGAGGACCGTGACGCCCAGGACGGCGCAGTTGGTGGTGATCAGGGGCAGGAAGATGCCCAGCGCCCGGTACAGGCTGGGCAGGGACTTCTGCATGATGATTTCCACCGTCTGCACCAGGCTGGCGATGACCAGGATGAAGAAGATGGTCCGCATCCAGGCCAGATCCAGGGGGATGAGGATGAAGTAGTAGATGAGCCAGGTGACCACCGCGGCGAGGAACATGACGAATATTACCGCCATGCCCATGCCGAATGCGGAGTCGGTCTGCTTGGAGACGCCGAGGTAGGGGCAGAGGCCCAGGTAGCGCATGAGGACGAAGTTGTTGACCAGTACCGCGCCGATGAAGAGGAGAATGAGCTGGACGCCGTAACTCATGCCGCCTCCCTGGTGGTCTCGGTGAGCCTTTGCCGCTCGGTGAGAAGGTCGTCGGGGGTTCCGACGCCCTTCATTTTTTTACGCCGGCGCCGCCAGGTGAAGTAGCCCATCATGAGGCCGATGGTGATGAAGGCGCCCGGGGAGAGAATCATTATCGTGGCCGGCTCGAAGTCGGACCCGAAGACGGAGAAGCCCAGGAAGGTCCCGAAGCCCAGGACCTCGCGGATGGTGGCGATGATGAACAGGGCGTAGGTGAAGCCGAGGCCCATCCCCAGGCCGTCCATGAACGACCGGCCCACGGTGTTCTTCTGGGCGTAGGCCTCGGCCCGGCCCAGGATGATGCAGTTGACCACGATGAGCGGGATGAAGATGCCCAGCGCCTCGGAGAGGGGCGGCAGGTACGCCTTCATCATCAGCTCCACGATGACCACGAAGGTGGCGATGATGACGATGAAGATGGGGATGCGGATGCGCTTGGGGACGAGCTTGCGAACGAGGGCGATGATGACGTTGGAGCAGACCAGGACGAAGGTCGCCGCCAGGCCCATCCCCAGGCCCTTCTCCACCAGGCTGGAGACGGCCAGCGTCGGGCACAGGCCCAGCGCCAGCACGAATACCGGGTTTTCCCGGAAGAACCCCTTGGTGAACTCCTTTACGGACAAGGCTGCTCCTCATTTAAGGAGGTGTTGCTCAACGTGGCCGTCTGTAGGGTCGGAGGTCCGTCCCCTTTAATCCCCCCCGTAGGGACGGGGCTACGTCCCCGTCCGCGGGCGACCGTGGACGGTCGCCCCTACGGCTCCGCACCCGAGGCCGCATCTACCCGACGGCTGCCGGGTTCCGACGATTCCCCGCCGCCCCATCGGCCCCCCGGCCGCTTCACGGTTCCGGCATCCGCGCGACGACCTATAGCCATCCCTCAACCAGCACTCCGTCCCCCAACCAGCCCCCCAACCTATCGGCCCAACCCTAGCGGGGGATGTCGGTGCGGGCCAGGAAGGCGGTCACGCCCTCGCGCACGCCGTCGGTGAAGGCGCGGCTGGTGATGGTGGCGCCGGTGATGGCGGCGACCTGATCGAGCGCGGGATCGGCGACGGCGCCCTTCACCAGTTCCAGCCCGTCGGCGTGGAGGCCCAGGTACTGGGCCTGGAACCAGGGAGCCGGCGGCGGACCCGCGGGGCCCGCGTTATCGGAAAAGAGCCCCCCGATGGCGGTCCACAGCGTCCCCTCGATACGAATCTCGTTGACCCGCTCCCCCAGGCCCGGGGTCTCGCCCTGCTTGAGGACGCTGGTGCCGGTGATGACCCCGTTCGGGGTGAAACCGGCCATGATTTCCAGGGTCGAGGCGAAGCCCTTGCCGTAGCAGACGACGGCGTATCCGAGGACCTT is a window from the bacterium genome containing:
- a CDS encoding FMN-binding protein gives rise to the protein MLKLGATLFIVTAVMAAALGLVYSMTKDTIAAQERAKVLDAVALVLPEGADPAFTEAVTKTEGGLEVPDYFVAGDASGKVLGYAVVCYGKGFASTLEIMAGFTPNGVITGTSVLKQGETPGLGERVNEIRIEGTLWTAIGGLFSDNAGPAGPPPAPWFQAQYLGLHADGLELVKGAVADPALDQVAAITGATITSRAFTDGVREGVTAFLARTDIPR
- the rsxA gene encoding electron transport complex subunit RsxA; this translates as MSYGVQLILLFIGAVLVNNFVLMRYLGLCPYLGVSKQTDSAFGMGMAVIFVMFLAAVVTWLIYYFILIPLDLAWMRTIFFILVIASLVQTVEIIMQKSLPSLYRALGIFLPLITTNCAVLGVTVLNIDSGFDFFQSVVHAVGAGVGFTLALLLMAGLRERMEVGNVPIPLRGLPIAFITAGLMSVAFLGFSGLIPE
- a CDS encoding electron transport complex subunit E: MSVKEFTKGFFRENPVFVLALGLCPTLAVSSLVEKGLGMGLAATFVLVCSNVIIALVRKLVPKRIRIPIFIVIIATFVVIVELMMKAYLPPLSEALGIFIPLIVVNCIILGRAEAYAQKNTVGRSFMDGLGMGLGFTYALFIIATIREVLGFGTFLGFSVFGSDFEPATIMILSPGAFITIGLMMGYFTWRRRRKKMKGVGTPDDLLTERQRLTETTREAA